One region of Streptococcus salivarius genomic DNA includes:
- the tpiA gene encoding triose-phosphate isomerase, whose protein sequence is MSRKPFIAGNWKMNKNPEEAKAFVEAVASKLPSSDLVEAGIAAPAVDLTAVLAAAKGSDLKVAAQNTYFENAGAFTGETSPQVLKEIGTDYVVIGHSERRDYFHETDEDINKKAKAIFANGMLPIICCGESLETYEAGKAAEFVGAQVSAALAGLTAEQVASTVIAYEPIWAIGTGKSASQDDAQKMCKVVRDVVAADFGQEVADKVRVQYGGSVKPENVAEYMACPDVDGALVGGASLEAESFLALLDFVK, encoded by the coding sequence ATGTCACGTAAACCATTTATCGCTGGTAACTGGAAAATGAACAAAAATCCAGAAGAAGCAAAAGCATTCGTTGAAGCTGTAGCATCAAAACTTCCTTCATCAGATCTTGTTGAAGCTGGTATCGCAGCTCCCGCAGTTGACTTGACAGCTGTACTTGCTGCCGCTAAAGGTTCAGACCTTAAAGTTGCTGCACAAAACACTTACTTTGAAAATGCTGGTGCCTTCACTGGTGAAACTAGCCCACAAGTTTTGAAAGAAATCGGTACTGACTACGTTGTTATCGGTCACTCAGAACGTCGTGACTACTTCCACGAAACTGATGAAGACATCAACAAAAAAGCAAAAGCAATCTTTGCTAACGGTATGCTTCCAATCATCTGTTGTGGTGAATCACTTGAAACTTACGAAGCTGGTAAAGCAGCAGAATTCGTAGGTGCTCAAGTTTCAGCTGCTCTTGCTGGATTGACTGCAGAACAAGTCGCTTCAACAGTAATCGCCTACGAACCAATCTGGGCTATCGGTACTGGTAAATCAGCTTCACAAGACGACGCACAAAAAATGTGTAAAGTTGTTCGTGACGTTGTAGCTGCTGATTTTGGTCAAGAAGTTGCCGACAAAGTACGTGTTCAATACGGTGGATCAGTTAAACCTGAAAACGTTGCTGAATACATGGCTTGTCCAGACGTTGACGGAGCTCTTGTAGGTGGTGCATCACTTGAAGCTGAAAGCTTCTTGGCATTGCTTGACTTCGTTAAATAA